Proteins from a genomic interval of Trifolium pratense cultivar HEN17-A07 linkage group LG6, ARS_RC_1.1, whole genome shotgun sequence:
- the LOC123892855 gene encoding serine/threonine-protein kinase STN8, chloroplastic-like, with translation MVSLLSTTTTTTLQHTHNKICFSPLKFSTSFNNSFLTNHFNNTHSIRCSAFFDIIPKDILLNNTFYLDKFQTLSEDLSDIQRLEILVFVGLSWLYLTARPGVLFGAIDAYLLAPMQLVLDSLSGRRNMKRSDFLIGGKIGEGSFGVVYSAVLVTKIKESGRGKLDAKSKDKVILKKVKVGIEGAKEFGDFEEWFNYRLSRAAPETCAKFLGSFVADKSNSQFTKGGKWLVWKFEGDSTLADYMTDKNFPSNLESVMFGRVLQGVDSSKRNALIIKQIMRQIITSLKKIHDTGIVHRDVKPSNLVVTKKGQIKLIDFGAATDLRIGKNFVPNYTPLDPDYCPPELYVLPQETQSLPPEPIAALLSPILWQLNSPDLFDMYSAGIVLLQMAIPTLRSQAALKNFNLEMRTCGYDLNKWRDSTRMKSNSEILDSDSGRGWDLASKLISKRSSERTRRLSAASALRHPYFLLGGDQAAAVLSKFSFSTK, from the exons ATGGTTTCCCTACTCTCTACAACAACTACAACCACACTTCAACACACTCATAACAAAATCTGCTTCTCTCCTCTAAAATTCTCCACCTCATTTAACAATTCTTTCTTAACAAACCATTTCAACAACACTCATTCTATAAGGTGCAGTGCATTTTTTGATATCATCCCCAAAGACATACTATTGAACAACACTTTTTATTTGGATAAGTTTCAGACTTTGAGTGAGGACTTATCAGACATTCAGAGGTTGGAGATTTTGGTCTTTGTTGGGTTATCATGGTTATACTTAACTGCAAGACCAGGTGTTCTTTTTGGTGCTATTGATGCATACCTTTTGGCTCCAATGCAATTGGTTTTGGATAGTTTATCTGGAAGGAGAAACATGAAAAGGAGTGATTTCTTGATTGGAGGTAAGATAGGAGAAGGGTCATTTGGTGTTGTTTATTCTGCTGTTTTGGTAACAAAGATAAAAGAGAGTGGAAGAGGGAAATTAGATGCTAAATCTAAGGATAAAGTCATTCTTAAAAAG GTCAAGGTTGGAATTGAAGGGGCTAAAGAATTTGGTGATTTTGAAGAGTGGTTTAATTACAGACTCTCTAGAGCAGCTCCTGAAACATGTGCTAAGTTCCTTGGAAGTTTTGTAGCTGATAAAAGCAATTCACAATTCACAAAAGGTGGAAAATGGCTTGTTTGGAAATTCGAG GGAGACAGTACTCTTGCTGATTACATGACAGATAAAAACTTCCCTTCAAACTTAGAGTCTGTCATGTTTGGAAGAGTCTTACAAGGTGTAGATTCTTCTAAAAGAAATGCATTGATCATCAAGCAAATAATGCGCCAAATCATTACATCCCTTAAGAAAATTCATGACACTGGCATTGTTCATAGAGATGTAAAGCCTTCCAACTTggttgttacaaaaaaagggcAGATCAAACTCATTGATTTTGGTGCAGCAACAGACCTTAGAATTGGAAAGAATTTTGTTCCTAATTATACTCCTTTGGATCCTGATTACTGTCCCCCTGAACTATATGTGCTACCACAAGAAACACAAAGTCTTCCTCCAGAGCCAATTGCGGCTCTACTTTCACCAATCCTGTGGCAG TTAAACAGTCCTGATCTCTTTGATATGTATTCTGCTGGGATTGTACTTTTACAAATGGCAATACCAACTTTAAGGTCTCAAGCTGCTTTAAAGAATTTCAATTTGGAAATGAGGACATGTGGATATGACTTAAACAAATGGAGAGACTCTACTCGAATGAAGTCTAACTCCGAAATACTTGACAGCGATTCTGGTAGAGGATGGGACTTAGCATCAAAGCTTATCTCCAAGAGAAGTTCCGAAAGAACACGGCGTTTATCTGCTGCTTCTGCTTTGAGACATCCTTATTTTCTTCTAGGTGGTGATCAGGCAGCTGCAGTTCTTTCAAAATTCAGCTTTAGCACAAAGTGA
- the LOC123892857 gene encoding serine/threonine-protein kinase AtPK2/AtPK19-like — MVSSQFSGSTMAGMFKPLLFPVNDPGTATTDHVELDFSDVFGPLTVEVNNIDSTSFELIDESSELVYDDPEVIYTRSHSLVGPSSCISQSLKLSKLTIHESDSADSLELVEPVIEETTEDIKEISFDNIEESLNDEDGNLMEIQRVSIEDFEVLKVVGQGAFAKVYQVRKKGTSEIYAMKVMRKDKIMEKNHAEYMKAEREILTKIEHPFVVQLRYSFQTKYRLYLVLDFVNGGHLFFQLYHQGLFREDLARIYAAEIVSAVSHLHSKGIMHRDLKPENILMDADGHVMLTDFGLAKQFEESTRSNSMCGTLEYMAPEIILGKGHDKAADWWSVGILLFEMLTGKPPFCGGNREKIQQKIVKDKIKLPGYLSSEAHALLKGLLQKEASKRLGCGAKGIEEIKGHKWFKPINWKKLDAREIEPSFRPDVAGKHCVANFEKRWTDMPVVDSPAASPNGGNPFKDFSYARPAASFLQKNSPAC; from the exons ATGGTTTCCTCTCAGTTTTCCGGTTCCACTATGGCTGGCATGTTTAAACCATTACTCTTTCCTGTAAATGATCCTGGTACTGCAACCACAGATCACGTTGAGCTAGATTTCTCCGATGTCTTCGGTCCACTTACCGTAGAAGTCAATAACATTGATTCCACTTCTTTTGAGTTGATTGATGAATCGAGCGAGCTGGTTTATGATGACCCAGAAGTCATTTACACCCGCTCACATTCTCTTGTTGGCCCTTCTAGTTGTATCAGTCAATCACTTAAACTCAGTAAGCTCACCATACACGAGTCCGACTCTGCCGATTCATTGGAACTAGTGGAGCCCGTCATTGAAGAGACCACTGAAGACATTAAAGAGATTTCATTTGACAACATTGAGGAGTCTTTGAATGATGAAGATGGGAACCTCATGGAGATCCAAAGAGTTAGCATTGAAGATTTTGAGGTTTTGAAGGTTGTGGGGCAGGGAGCATTTGCAAAAGTGTATCAGGTGAGGAAAAAGGGCACTTCAGAAATATATGCTATGAAGGTTATGCGGAAGGATAAGATTATGGAGAAGAACCATGCTGAATACATGAAAGCTGAGAGGGAGATTTTGACAAAGATAGAGCACCCCTTTGTTGTCCAACTTAGATACTCTTTTCAG ACAAAATACAGATTGTATCTGGTACTGGATTTTGTTAATGGGGGTCATCTCTTCTTTCAGCTTTATCACCAGGGCCTTTTCAG AGAGGATCTAGCACGCATATACGCCGCCGAGATTGTTTCTGCAGTATCCCATCTCCACTCAAAAGGAATAATGCACAGGGATCTAAAACCTGAAAATATCCTAATGGATGCTGATGGCCAT GTTATGTTGACTGATTTTGGCTTAGCAAAACAATTTGAAGAAAGTACAAGATCTAATTCAATGTGTGGTACATTAGAGTACATGGCACCTGAAATTATTCTTGGCAAGGGCCATGATAAGGCTGCCGATTGGTGGAGTGTAGGCATCTTATTGTTTGAGATGCTCACCGGAAAG CCACCCTTCTGTGGTGGGAACCGTGAGAAGATTCAGCAGAAGATAGTGAAAGATAAGATTAAGCTGCCAGGATATTTGTCGAGCGAAGCGCATGCACTGTTGAAAGGG CTGCTACAGAAGGAGGCATCAAAGCGGTTAGGTTGTGGAGCTAAAGGGATTGAGGAAATTAAAGGGCACAAGTGGTTCAAACCAATCAATTGGAAGAAATTGGATGCACGCGAAATCGAACCAAGCTTTAGGCCAGACGTAGCTGGGAAGCACTGTGTTGCCAACTTTGAGAAGCGCTGGACTGATATGCCTGTTGTTGATTCACCTGCTGCAAGCCCAAATGGTGGAAACCCTTTCAAGGACTTCTCTTATGCGAGACCTGCAGCCTCTTTTCTTCAAAAGAATAGCCCTGCTTGCTAA
- the LOC123891929 gene encoding uncharacterized protein LOC123891929 — MSQKYYLLLRLWLMPYTHKLFSLENGSSLKQISISMQNMKCSLSFHIVSNSCNGLVCLYSDFACGRDVFLCNPTTREVRLLPSSYLVTKVKDGMVVRMWVSYSKCRRNKEYIFEEYDLRSDSWRTIQSANPWSCEFDTSCFAMYFNGIYYWWGKSKGLTETILALDVGGGILSKVKLPKDVDISSSSGRYLGVLGGCITLVCRKFGDQNANFDIWVTEGAGAVNSCWNKLRTIKHSSLCVPLGFWKGNELLVKIFDKVRSYNIDTEETYDLNFENEERDFADICEAVFCEKSLVSVNPQTRVGCSRMGY, encoded by the exons ATGAGTCAAAAATATTACTTACTTCTACGCCTTTGGTTAATGCCTTATACCCACAAACTATTTTCCTTAGAAAATGGCTCTTCTCTTAAACAAATTTCTATATCTATGCAAAACATGAAGTGTAGTCTATCATTTCACATTGTTTCCAATTCTTGCAATGGCTTAGTGTGTTTGTATTCAGATTTTGCTTGTGGAAGGGATGTTTTTCTATGCAATCCAACAACAAGGGAAGTGAGGCTTCTTCCATCATCATATTTGGTCACAAAAGTAAAAGATGGGATG GTTGTTAGGATGTGGGTTAGTTACAGCAAATGTCGTCGTAATAAGGAGTATATTTTTGAAGAATATGATTTGAGAAGTGATTCTTGGAGAACAATTCAAAGTGCTAATCCATGGTCTTGTGAATTTGACACTTCTTGTTTTGCAATGTATTTTAATGGGATTTATTATTGGTGGGGAAAAAGTAAAGGCTTGACTGAAACAATCCTTGCATTGGATGTGGGAGGTGGGATTCTTAGCAAGGTGAAATTGCCAAAAGATGTTGATATTAGTAGTTCAAGTGGAAGATATTTGGGTGTTTTAGGTGGGTGTATAACATTGGTTTGTCGTAAATTTGGCGATCAAAATGCTAACTTCGACATTTGGGTGACGGAAGGAGCTGGTGCTGTGAATTCTTGTTGGAACAAACTTCGAACTATAAAGCATAGTTCACTTTGTGTGCCATTGGGATTTTGGAAGGGAAATGAGCTTcttgtaaaaatatttgataaagtTAGATCTTATAATATTGATACAGAGGAAACTTATGATCTTAATTTTGAGAATGAAGAGAGAGACTTTGCTGACATATGTGAAGCTGTGTTTTGTGAAAAGAGCCTAGTTTCAGTCAACCCACAAACAAGGGTTGGATGTAGTAGAATGGGATATTGA
- the LOC123892860 gene encoding uncharacterized protein LOC123892860: MQTPATGTPKVRPRSGRTPLQPKNTPANLPLHPFTKPKLDQSCFEITLFQNADKENRPIATPPLETSLAEELTAIKKKLERLRTDKEKTEKKLKDREALLDAKMKEMEEKSEIQKNLEIQVDRLFRLKELKYRCMRVSPIRTLREKEHEKIINEAAPSPSPSQVKTEETVTFESESESESRVLESPGSACSQTNTIQTKSD; encoded by the exons ATGCAAACACCTGCCACCGGAACACCGAAAGTCCGGCCGCGATCTGGCCGGACACCACTTCAGCCTAAAAACACTCCTGCTAATCTCCCTCTCCATCCTTTCACAAAGCCGAAGCTCGATCAGTCATGTTTTGAGATCACACTATTCCAGAACGCCGACAAGGAAAACCGTCCGATCGCGACTCCTCCTCTGGAAACTTCGCTTGCGGAGGAGCTGACCGCGATCAAGAAGAAGCTGGAGAGATTGAGAACAGATAAAGAGAAAACAGAGAAAAAGCTGAAAGATAGAGAAGCGTTACTTGACGCGAAGATGAAGGAGATGGAAGAGAAAAGCGAGATTCAGAAGAATCTCGAGATTCAAGTCGATCGATTGTTCCGTTTAAAGGAACTCAAGTATCGATGCATG AGAGTTTCTCCGATTAGAACTCTTAGAGAGAAGGAACATGAAAAGATTATCAACGAAGCAGCACCATCGCCATCACCATCACAG GTGAAAACAGAGGAAACGGTGACGTTTGAATCGGAATCGGAATCAGAATCACGAGTTCTTGAGAGTCCTGGTTCAGCTTGTTCACAAACAAATACTATACAAACAAAATCTGATTAA
- the LOC123892856 gene encoding mannan endo-1,4-beta-mannosidase 6-like isoform X2, with protein sequence MEKFGTHILCLFLLFLFLLFILTKQPSSSAFSKSMVDHVQKSMTNYDETMLEKEEDEWQMVGKKGNQFVVNNQPFYINGFNAFWLMVFAADDSTKEKVTEVFKQASSLGMTVCRTWAFNNGQWRALQKSPSVFDEDIFKALDFVVSEAKKNKIRLILSLANNWDDYGGKAQYVKWGKDHAGLNLTSDDDFFSHPTLRNYYKAYVKTVLTRVNTFTNITYKEDPTIFAWELMNEPSCYSDPTGDKLQDWIQEMAFHVKKIDPKHLVEIGLEGFYGPSTPQRTQFNPTNTSKQAGTDFIRNHQVLGVDFASAHIYTDTWISPQIADTHIPFIISWMEAHIEDAEKYLGMPVVFTEFGLSSKDSGYNSTYRDTVISTVYSSILNSTKKGGSGAGSLLWQMIPEDTDALDDGYAIVFSKSPSTSRIVSLQSYRLGLFNS encoded by the exons ATGGAGAAATTTGGAACACATATTCTTTGTTTATTCCTTCTTTTTCTATTCCTTCTTTTCATTCTCACAAAACAACCAAGTTCCAGTGCTTTTAGTAAGAGTATGGTGGATCATGTACAAAAATCTATGACAAATTATGA TGAAACAATGTTggagaaggaagaagatgaatggCAAATGGTGGGGAAAAAAGGAAACCAATTTGTGGTGAATAATCAACCTTTCTATATAAATGGATTCAATGCATTCTGGTTGATGGTTTTTGCCGCAGATGACTCCACTAAAGAAAAAGTCACTGAGGTCTTTAAACAAGCTTCCTCATTAGGTATGACAGTTTGTAGGACTTGGGCTTTCAATAATGGTCAATGGAGAGCCCTACAAAAATCCCCTTCAGTTTTTGATGAAGACATCTTCAAG GCCTTAGACTTTGTCGTAAGTGaagcaaagaaaaacaaaatcaggTTGATATTATCATTGGCAAACAATTGGGATGACTATGGTGGCAAAGCACAATATGTGAAATGGGGCAAAGATCATGCTGGCCTTAACTTGACATCTGATGATGACTTCTTCTCACATCCAACCCTTAGAAACTACTATAAAGCCTATGTTAAG ACTGTGCTTACTAGAGTTAACACATTCACAAATATCACTTATAAGGAAGATCCTACAATTTTTGCATGGGAATTGATGAATGAGCCTAGCTGCTACTCAGATCCCACAGGTGATAAGTTACAG GATTGGATACAAGAAATGGCATTTCATGTGaagaaaattgatccaaaaCATTTGGTGGAGATTGGACTAGAAGGATTTTATGGCCCCTCAACACCTCAGAGAACTCAGTTCAATCCAACAAATACATCTAAACAGGCTGGAACTGATTTCATCAGGAACCACCAAGTTCTTGGTGTGGACTTTGCTTCTGCTCACATATATACTGACACTTG GATTTCACCACAAATTGCTGATACACACATCCCATTTATAATATCATGGATGGAGGCACACATAGAGGATGCTGAAAAGTATCTCGGAATGCCGGTTGTTTTCACTGAGTTTGGCTTATCTTCAAAGGATTCTGGCTACAATTCAACATATAGAGACACAGTAATAAGCACTGTGTACAGTTCAATCTTAAACTCAACAAAGAAAGGAGGGAGTGGTGCTGGAAGCCTTTTGTGGCAGATGATTCCTGAAGATACAGATGCATTGGATGATGGTTATGCTATTGTTTTCTCAAAGTCTCCTTCAACTTCAAGAATTGTATCTCTTCAATCTTATAGGCTTGGTTTGTTCAACTCCTAG
- the LOC123892859 gene encoding uncharacterized protein LOC123892859, translating into MTEFLATNPLAISSAESPPWFPFLNSYPTSTTRTHLSPISFSLFSPKLFKTNANNKSVSAALSSRSNGRPAPPSKGHSFYDELQFEDKQENNFGLELERNPLDDEGSSNETDGSIPFVGRDEIDDKRSGKIENELGEDEDDLIHRVRRDGDGNDGVDLRKDDKLEKFGGNLRLRKRKQVIRRSNLLAKQVISIQSALSLGFVSQLWVDTTSWIVLFVEVRSNLLSGDSEKFLLEDISQVGDVVLVPDESIIDDEYKMIGLDTLVGYRVVTPSLRNIGKVRGYNFSINSGAVEELEIDSFGLSIIPSSLVSTYSLMVEDVLEVVSDAVVVHEAAALRIQRLSKGFLGNQNVGISVDDVEDYESEQSTTYGRVSRRKKSFGRKKPNPRDWDDNEDNWELPMDYL; encoded by the exons ATGACCGAATTTCTGGCTACAAACCCACTTGCCATTTCATCTGCAGAATCTCCTCCATGGTTCCCCTTCCTCAATTCATACCCAACTTCAACAACCAGAACCCATCTCAGCCCAATTTCCTTCTCCCTCTTTTCTCCCAAACTATTCAAAACCAATGCTAACAACAAGAGCGTTTCAGCAGCTTTGAGCTCCAGGTCCAATGGCAGGCCAGCTCCACCATCAAAGGGTCATAGCTTTTACGACGAACTTCAATTTGAGGACAAACAGGAGAACAATTTTGGGTTGGAGTTGGAAAGAAACCCTCTTGATGATGAGGGTTCGTCCAATGAAACTGATGGGTCTATCCCATTTGTTGGGAGGGATGAAATTGATGATAAGAGAAGTGGAAAGATTGAGAATGAATtgggagaagatgaagatgatttGATTCATCGGGTTCGCAGAGATGGAGATGGAAATGATGGGGTTGATTTGAGAAAAGATGACAAACTTGAGAAATTTGGTGGTAATCTTAGATTAAGAAAACGTAAACAAGTGATTAGAAGGTCGAATTTGTTGGCGAAGCAAGTGATTAGCATTCAATCTGCTCTTAGTTTGGGATTTGTTTCCCAGCTTTGGGTAGACACTACCTCT TGGATTGTCCTATTTGTAGAGGTGAGATCAAACTTGCTTTCTGGGGATTCAGAAAAATTCCTTCTTGAGGATATCAGTCAG GTTGGGGATGTTGTCCTTGTCCCAGATGAAAGTATAATAGACGACGAATATAAAATGATTGGATTGGATACTCTG GTTGGATACAGAGTTGTAACGCCCTCTCTACGAAATATCGGAAAG GTGCGTGGCTACAATTTCAGCATCAATTCAGGTGCTGTTGAAGAACTTGAGATAGACTCATTTGGACTATCCATCATTCCATCAAGTTTG gtGAGTACCTACTCTTTGATGGTTGAGGATGTACTGGAAGTAGTATCTGATGCTGTTGTTGTACATGAAGCTGCAGCGTTACGAATACAAAGGCTTTCAAAG GGTTTTTTGGGCAACCAGAATGTAGGAATCTCAGTGGATGATGTCGAAGATTATGAATCTGAACAATCTACGACATATGGTCGTGTTTCAAGGAGAAAGAAAAGTTTTGGAAGAAAGAAACCTAATCCAAGAGATTGGGATGATAATGAAGATAACTGGGAGCTTCCCATGGACTACCTCTAA
- the LOC123892856 gene encoding mannan endo-1,4-beta-mannosidase 6-like isoform X1, with translation MEKFGTHILCLFLLFLFLLFILTKQPSSSAFSKSMVDHVQKSMTNYDSETMLEKEEDEWQMVGKKGNQFVVNNQPFYINGFNAFWLMVFAADDSTKEKVTEVFKQASSLGMTVCRTWAFNNGQWRALQKSPSVFDEDIFKALDFVVSEAKKNKIRLILSLANNWDDYGGKAQYVKWGKDHAGLNLTSDDDFFSHPTLRNYYKAYVKTVLTRVNTFTNITYKEDPTIFAWELMNEPSCYSDPTGDKLQDWIQEMAFHVKKIDPKHLVEIGLEGFYGPSTPQRTQFNPTNTSKQAGTDFIRNHQVLGVDFASAHIYTDTWISPQIADTHIPFIISWMEAHIEDAEKYLGMPVVFTEFGLSSKDSGYNSTYRDTVISTVYSSILNSTKKGGSGAGSLLWQMIPEDTDALDDGYAIVFSKSPSTSRIVSLQSYRLGLFNS, from the exons ATGGAGAAATTTGGAACACATATTCTTTGTTTATTCCTTCTTTTTCTATTCCTTCTTTTCATTCTCACAAAACAACCAAGTTCCAGTGCTTTTAGTAAGAGTATGGTGGATCATGTACAAAAATCTATGACAAATTATGA TAGTGAAACAATGTTggagaaggaagaagatgaatggCAAATGGTGGGGAAAAAAGGAAACCAATTTGTGGTGAATAATCAACCTTTCTATATAAATGGATTCAATGCATTCTGGTTGATGGTTTTTGCCGCAGATGACTCCACTAAAGAAAAAGTCACTGAGGTCTTTAAACAAGCTTCCTCATTAGGTATGACAGTTTGTAGGACTTGGGCTTTCAATAATGGTCAATGGAGAGCCCTACAAAAATCCCCTTCAGTTTTTGATGAAGACATCTTCAAG GCCTTAGACTTTGTCGTAAGTGaagcaaagaaaaacaaaatcaggTTGATATTATCATTGGCAAACAATTGGGATGACTATGGTGGCAAAGCACAATATGTGAAATGGGGCAAAGATCATGCTGGCCTTAACTTGACATCTGATGATGACTTCTTCTCACATCCAACCCTTAGAAACTACTATAAAGCCTATGTTAAG ACTGTGCTTACTAGAGTTAACACATTCACAAATATCACTTATAAGGAAGATCCTACAATTTTTGCATGGGAATTGATGAATGAGCCTAGCTGCTACTCAGATCCCACAGGTGATAAGTTACAG GATTGGATACAAGAAATGGCATTTCATGTGaagaaaattgatccaaaaCATTTGGTGGAGATTGGACTAGAAGGATTTTATGGCCCCTCAACACCTCAGAGAACTCAGTTCAATCCAACAAATACATCTAAACAGGCTGGAACTGATTTCATCAGGAACCACCAAGTTCTTGGTGTGGACTTTGCTTCTGCTCACATATATACTGACACTTG GATTTCACCACAAATTGCTGATACACACATCCCATTTATAATATCATGGATGGAGGCACACATAGAGGATGCTGAAAAGTATCTCGGAATGCCGGTTGTTTTCACTGAGTTTGGCTTATCTTCAAAGGATTCTGGCTACAATTCAACATATAGAGACACAGTAATAAGCACTGTGTACAGTTCAATCTTAAACTCAACAAAGAAAGGAGGGAGTGGTGCTGGAAGCCTTTTGTGGCAGATGATTCCTGAAGATACAGATGCATTGGATGATGGTTATGCTATTGTTTTCTCAAAGTCTCCTTCAACTTCAAGAATTGTATCTCTTCAATCTTATAGGCTTGGTTTGTTCAACTCCTAG